A genomic window from Lotus japonicus ecotype B-129 chromosome 1, LjGifu_v1.2 includes:
- the LOC130710563 gene encoding uncharacterized protein LOC130710563, with product MQHAESSSVGTAGGLMCLWRESSLQVLTMAIETWFILLTVKLPNIDHTVLIGNVYGPHSATDRRVLDVGDSSFQQFVQDNNLLDLPLNNGDYTWFSSRNQGIWSRLDRWLVSDEVLVTFSNMSQSVLPWNVSDHRAVGLFFGVSDSGPKPFYYFNHWADEEGFNELVESWWRSAVFQGWSGYVLQQKLRGLRGKIREWRRKKGAWGVEKIANLEKRLHEVMGELEVEGGSEVLNKERRVVLEALWRAYREEERIWLQKSRVRWLKEGDRNTKYFHRGGPRPWFSNIKLNKVSVAEKHFLEAEFTVEEIWDVVKIFDGRLVRGLNSTFIALIPKEGQQEEISDYRPISLIGSVYKLLSKVLSVRLSSVLPGLLSQNQFAFTAGRQIADCSLIANEVVHTMASRPEGGLLYKIDYAKAYDNVDWDFMLELLQEMGFGEKWISWIQVCVSTASLAVLVNGSPSDFFNIQKGLRQGDPLSPLLFNIVANGMSCMLNQLLEGDAPCGVELALGFRINHLQFAYDSLLFSDCDEFQFQTLAMAIEAYLYSSGLKVNFNKSAVYGVNAPPSLIQQAETWWNFKICSLPFIYLGSPLGGNPRHLSLWNPVLENMTAKLGLWSSRFLSLSGRLVLIKSVMNAIPLYYMALYKAPKGVIQRLERIMRRFLWGGPSGENKIMERDALWREVVCKKYGLPLQLISFNVDPAEVKKLSKPLADVYGVWRDSGLVGSVFRDGLACQIGRGSGVFLWLDHWVGAAPLSVAFPRVFALTVNKRATVGECGMVAGPQWVWNIAFVRDFLGWEREQYHDLQALLQTLVPK from the exons ATGCAGCATGCTGAATCTAGTTCTGTTGGAACAGCTGGTGGATTGATGTGTTTGTGGAGGGAGAGttctttgcaggttctgacAATGGCTATAGAAACTTGGTTTATCTTGCTGACTGTGAAGTTGCCTAATATTGATCATACAGTGCTGATTGGAAATGTCTATGGCCCTCATTCTGCGACGGACC GTCGTGTTCTTGACGTGGGCGACTCATCCTTTCAGCAGTTTGTACAAGACAACAATTTACTGGATTTGCCACTGAACAATGGCGACTACACTTGGTTCTCTAGTCGGAATCAGGGGATTTGGAGTCGTTTGGATCGCTGGTTGGTATCTGATGAGGTCCTGGTAACGTTTTCTAATATGTCTCAATCTGTTTTACCATGGAATGTATCTGATCATAGGGCGGTGGGGTTGTTTTTTGGGGTGTCAGATTCGGGACCTAAGCCTTTTTATTATTTCAATCACTGGGCAGATGAGGAGGGATTTAACGAATTAGTAGAGTCTTGGTGGAGGTCTGCTGTGTTTCAAGGGTGGTCGGGTTATGTGTTGCAACAAAAGCTGAGAGGGTTGAGAGGAAAAATTAGAGAGTGGCGTAGAAAGAAGGGTGCTTGGGGTGTAGAAAAAATTGCAAATTTAGAGAAGAGGCTACATGAGGTGATGGGTGAGTTAGAAGTTGAAGGGGGTTCAGAGGTGCTAAATAAGGAGAGAAGGGTGGTTTTAGAGGCTTTGTGGAGGGCATATCGTGAGGAGGAAAGAATATGGTTACAAAAGTCAAGGGTGCGGTGGTTAAAGGAGGGGGATAGAAATACAAAGTATTTCCACCGG GGTGGTCCTAGGCCGTGGTTCTCcaatataaaattaaacaaGGTGTCAGTTGCAGAGAAGCACTTTTTGGAAGCAGAATTTACAGTAGAGGAAATATGGGATGTGGTGAAAATTTTTGATG GGCGGCTGGTGAGGGGTTTAAATTCTACTTTTATAGCTCTTATTCCTAAAGAAGGTCAGCAAGAGGAAATTTCAGACTACAGGCCAATCAGCTTAATTGGAAGTGTCTATAAATTGTTGTCAAAAGTCCTCTCTGTGCGTCTGAGTTCGGTGCTGCCAGGTTTACTAAGTCAGAATCAGTTTGCTTTCACAGCTGGTCGCCAGATTGCAGACTGCTCTTTAATTGCTAATGAAGTTGTTCACACCATGGCTTCAAGGCCAGAAGGAGGTCTGTTATATAAAATTGATTATGCAAAAGCTTATGATAATGTTGATTGGGATTTTATGTTGGAGCTTCTGCAGGAAATGGGTTTTGGGGAAAAATGGATTAGCTGGATCCAGGTTTGTGTTTCAACAGCTTCTTTGGCGGTCCTCGTTAATGGCTCGCCTTCTGACTTTTTCAACATTCAAAAGGGACTGCGTCAGGGTGACCCCCTTTCACCTTTACTATTTAATATTGTGGCTAATGGGATGTCTTGTATGCTTAATCAGTTATTAGAAGGAGATGCACCATGTGGGGTGGAATTGGCACTGGGGTTTCGCATAAATCATTTACAGTTTGCATATGACTCTTtgctgttttctgattgtgatGAATTTCAGTTCCAGACTTTGGCCATGGCAATTGAAGCTTACTTGTACAGTTCAGGTTTGAaagtaaattttaataaatcagCGGTGTATGGGGTAAATGCTCCTCCTTCTTTGATACAACAAGCTGAAACTTGGTGGAATTTTAAAATATGCTCTTTACCTTTCATTTATCTCGGGTCCCCATTGGGCGGTAATCCTAGACACTTGTCTTTATGGAATCCGGTGCTGGAAAATATGACTGCGAAATTGGGCTTATGGAGTTCTCGCTTTTTGTCTTTAAGTGGGCGGTTAGTGTTAATAAAGTCTGTTATGAATGCTATTCCTTTGTACTACATGGCTCTTTATAAAGCTCCAAAGGGGGTAATTCAGCGACTAGAGAGGATTATGCGTCGTTTCTTATGGGGAGGACCTTCCGGTGAAAATAAAATCAT GGAGAGAGATGCACTTTGGAGGGAGGTGGTTTGTAAAAAATATGGTTTACCGCTGCAGCTGATATCCTTTAATGTTGATCCTGCTGAGGTGAAAAAATTATCTAAGCCTTTGGCAGATGTGTATGGCGTTTGGCGTGATAGTGGGCTAGTGGGCAGTGTTTTTAGGGATGGGTTAGCTTGTCAGATAGGGAGGGGGAGTGGTGTGTTTTTATGGCTGGATCATTGGGTAGGTGCTGCACCTCTTAGCGTGGCTTTCCCTCGGGTGTTTGCCTTAACAGTAAATAAAAGGGCAACAGTGGGGGAGTGTGGTATGGTCGCTGGTCCTCAGTGGGTGTGGAATATTGCTTTTGTTCGAGATTTTCTGGGTTGGGAGAGAGAACAATATCATGATTTGCAGGCACTTCTTCAGACTTTGGTTCCGAAATAG